The Phaeacidiphilus oryzae TH49 region TCGCTCGCCGTGCGGATCTACAAGAAGTACCAGGACTCGGCGATCTCGGTGGTGCGGAACCAGCCGTACCGGCTGGCCTCGGACGTCTGGGGGATCGGCTTCCTCACCGCGGACCGGATCGCGCAGGCGGTGGGGATACCGCAGGACAGCCCGGAGCGGGTCAAGGCCGGCCTGCAGTACGCCCTCTCGCAGGCGAGCGACCAGGGGCACTGCTTCCTCCCGGAGGAGCGGCTGATCGCGGACGCGGTGAAGCTCCTCCAGGTGGACGTCGGCCTGGTCATCGACGCCCTGTCGGAGCTCGCCGCGGAGGAGGGCGTGGTCCGCCAGCTCCTCCCGGGCGAGCATCTCGCGGACGACCCCGGGGAGGGGGCGGAGGGGGCGGAGGGGGTGTCCGCCGAGCCCCTGCGCGCGGTCTACCTGGTGCCCTTCCATCGGGCGGAGTCCTCCCTGGCCGGCCAGCTCCTCCGCCGGCTGCGCGCCCCGGAGGACCGGTTGGCCTCCTTCCGGACCGTGGACTGGTCGGCCGCGCTGGGCTGGCTGCGCGGGCGGACCGGCGCCGACCTCGCCCCGGAGCAGGAGCAGGCGGTACGGCTGGCGCTCACCGAGAAGGTCGCGGTGCTGACCGGCGGCCCCGGCTGCGGCAAGTCCTTCACGGTCCGCTCCATCGTCGAGCTCGCCGCCGCCAAGCGGGCGAAGGTGGTGCTGGCCGCGCCCACCGGGCGGGCGGCCAAGCGGCTGGCCGAGCTCACCGGGGGCGAGGCGGCCACGGTCCACCGCCTGCTGGAGCTGAAGCCCGGCGGCGAGGCCGGATACGACCGGGAGCATCCGCTGGACGCCGATCTGGTGGTGGTCGACGAGGCCTCGATGCTGGACCTCCTGCTGGCGAACAAGCTGGTCAAGGCGGTCCCGCCGGGTGCCCATCTGCTGCTGGTGGGAGACGTCGACCAGCTGCCCTCGGTCGGCGCGGGGGAGGTGCTGCGGGATCTCCTCGCGGACGGCGGCCCGGTCCCGGCGGTCCGGCTGACCAGGATCTTCCGCCAGGCCCAGGAGTCCGGGGTGGTCGCCAACGCCCACCGGATCAACCAGGGCCGGCCGCCGGTCACCGAGGGCCTGCCGGACTTCTTCCTCTTCCCCGAGGAGGACTCGGAGCGGGCGGCCGGCCTGACCGTGGACGTGGTGGCCCGCCGGATCCCCCGGCGGTTCGGGCTCGATCCGCGCCGGGACGTCCAGGTGCTGACCCCGATGAACCGCGGCCCGGCCGGCGCGGCGGCGCTGAACACCCTTCTCCAGGGGGCGCTCACGCCCGCCCGGCCAGATCTTCCTGAGAAGCGGTTCGGGGGACGGACTTTCCGAGTGGGGGACAAGGTCACCCAGATTCGCAATAACTATGAAAAGGGTACAAACGGCGTTTTCAACGGGACCGGCGGGGTGGTGATCGGACTCGATCCCGAGGAGCAGCGGCTGACCGTCCGCACGGACGAGGACGAGGAGGTCGGATACGACTTCGACGAGCTCGACGAGCTGGCCCACGCCTACGCCGTGACCATCCACCGCTCGCAGGGCAGCGAGTACCCGGCGGTCGTGATTCCCATCACCACCAGCGCCTGGACCATGCTGCAGCGGAACCTCCTCTACACCGCTGTGACCAGGGCGAAGAGGCTTGTGGTGCTGGTCGGCTCACGGCGGGCGCTGGGTCAGGCCGTCCGCAGCGTTTCCGCAGGTCGGAGGCATACCGCAGTGGATCTGCGGCTGGCCGGCCGAGTGGTCGGGGAGGAGGGCTGAGGAACTGTCAAGAGGGCCGTGCGCCAAGCCCGGCCGAGACCTGCTTTTGTTCACCTCTCACCACTTGACTGATCGATCGTTGTAGGACGAAGCTCTTTTTGGGTCACCCCGGCTACATCGATGTCGCCCAGATGGGGGATGGTAGGAGCAGTCAGGGCATCCCCATCTAAATAAGGTCCTTCGGGTCCTTCGTACTCGTCGGTGTGAGGGAAGACGTGAGCGACAAAGCGGTAGTACTGCGGTACAACGGCAGCGACTACGAGTACCCGGTGGTCGACTCGACCGTCGGCAACGCGGGCTTCGACATCTCGAAGCTGCTCGGCCAGACCGGCCTGACCACCTTCGACAACGGCTTCGGCAACACCGCGGCCACCAAGTCGGCCATCACCTACATCGATGGTGACCAGGGCATCCTGCGGTACCGCGGCTACCCGATCGAGCAGATCGCCGAGCGCGGCAGCTTCCTCGAGACCGCCTATCTGCTGATCGTCGGCGAGCTCCCCAACGCGGACCAGCTCGAGAAGTTCAAGCACGACATCCGGCAGCACACCCTCCTCCACGAGGACGTCAAGGGCTTCTACCGGGGCTTCCCCCGGGACGCCCACCCGATGGCGATGCTCTCCTCGGTGGTCTCCGCGCTGTCCACCTTCTACCAGGACAGCCACAACCCCTTCGACGCCGAGCACCGCTACCTCTCCTCGGTGCGCCTCCTCGCGAAGCTTCCGACGATCGCCGCCTACGCCTACAAGAAGGCCGTCGGCCACCCGTTCGTCTACCCGCGGAACGACCTCGGCTACGTCGAGAACTTCCTGCGGATGACCTTCGCCGTGCCGGCCGAGGACTACGAGCTCAACCCGGTCGTGGTCGCCGCCCTGGAGAAGCTCCTCATCCTCCACGCGGACCACGAGCAGAACTGCTCCACCTCGACCGTCCGCCTGGTCGGCTCCTCGCAGGCGAACCTCTTCGCCTCCATCTCGGCCGGCATCAACGCCCTCTGGGGGCCGCTGCACGGCGGCGCCAACCAGGCCGTGCTGGAGATGCTGGAGCAGATCAAGAACGACGGCGGCGACGTCGACGCGTTCATCCGCAAGGTCAAGAACAAGGAGGACGGCGTCCGCCTGATGGGCTTCGGCCACCGGGTGTACAAGTCCTTCGACCCGCGCGCGCAGATCATCAAGGCCGCCGCCCACGACGTCCTCTCCCAGCTCGGCAAGTCCGACGAGCTGCTGGAGATCGCGCTCAAGCTGGAGCAGCACGCGCTGACCGACGACTACTTCGTCTCGCGCAAGCTCTACCCGAACGTGGACTTCTACACCGGCCTGATCTACCGCGCGATGGGCTTCCCGACCAGCATGTTCACCGTGCTGTTCGCGCTCGGCCGGCTGCCGGGCTGGATCGCCCACTGGCAGGAGATGATCACCGAGCCGGGCAGCCGCATCGGCCGCCCGCGGCAGATCTACACCGGCGAGGTGCTGCGCGACTTCGTCCCGCTGGAGGAGCGCGCGTAACGCCGACGCCGGCGCCGCGTCGGTGTCGGTACCGGATGTGTTCGCGCGCGGCGCGGAGTGGCCGCTCATACCCACTTCGCGCCGCGCGCCCGTCCCTGGGGTCCGCCGGAACCCCGGGGGCTCTTCTGTTATGACGCCCCGGCGCGCGAGGAGTTACGCGGGGGCGGTGTGAGATAGCTCTCCCGGGGGCCGGTCGGGGGGCCAACTCCCCTGCTGTGGTAGGAATCCACGCACCACAGCGGAACCGGGAGGATGCGTATGGCCGGGCAGCAGCCCCAGCCCAGGAACGTCGTCGTCACCGGCGGCGGGACCGGGATCGGCCTGGCCGCGGCCCGTGGCTTCGCCGAGGCCGGCGACCGGGTGGTGATCGTGGGCCGGCGCCGCGAGATCCTGGAGGCCGCCGCGGAGTCGCTCGGGCCCGCCGTGCGGCCGATGGTCTGCGACCTCGCCGACCCGGAGGCGGTGGACCGGCTGGTGGCGCGACTGCCGGAGCGGATCGACGTCCTGGTCAACAACGCGGGCAGCCGGGAGACGGCCTCCGGGGTGGGCACCCGTGCGGTGCTCGCGCGATGGCGGGGGGACTTCGAGCGGAA contains the following coding sequences:
- the recD2 gene encoding SF1B family DNA helicase RecD2 is translated as MGTAARTEGRPAPAVVDGVLERITYANEENGWTVARVDTGRGGGELLTVVGALLGAQVGESLRMQGRWGSHPQYGRQFVVENYTTVLPATVQGIRRYLGSGLIKGIGPRLAERIVDHFGVDTLEVIEQQPGRLIEVPKLGPKRTRLIAAAWEEQKAIKEVMVFLQGVGVSTSLAVRIYKKYQDSAISVVRNQPYRLASDVWGIGFLTADRIAQAVGIPQDSPERVKAGLQYALSQASDQGHCFLPEERLIADAVKLLQVDVGLVIDALSELAAEEGVVRQLLPGEHLADDPGEGAEGAEGVSAEPLRAVYLVPFHRAESSLAGQLLRRLRAPEDRLASFRTVDWSAALGWLRGRTGADLAPEQEQAVRLALTEKVAVLTGGPGCGKSFTVRSIVELAAAKRAKVVLAAPTGRAAKRLAELTGGEAATVHRLLELKPGGEAGYDREHPLDADLVVVDEASMLDLLLANKLVKAVPPGAHLLLVGDVDQLPSVGAGEVLRDLLADGGPVPAVRLTRIFRQAQESGVVANAHRINQGRPPVTEGLPDFFLFPEEDSERAAGLTVDVVARRIPRRFGLDPRRDVQVLTPMNRGPAGAAALNTLLQGALTPARPDLPEKRFGGRTFRVGDKVTQIRNNYEKGTNGVFNGTGGVVIGLDPEEQRLTVRTDEDEEVGYDFDELDELAHAYAVTIHRSQGSEYPAVVIPITTSAWTMLQRNLLYTAVTRAKRLVVLVGSRRALGQAVRSVSAGRRHTAVDLRLAGRVVGEEG
- a CDS encoding citrate synthase, with the translated sequence MSDKAVVLRYNGSDYEYPVVDSTVGNAGFDISKLLGQTGLTTFDNGFGNTAATKSAITYIDGDQGILRYRGYPIEQIAERGSFLETAYLLIVGELPNADQLEKFKHDIRQHTLLHEDVKGFYRGFPRDAHPMAMLSSVVSALSTFYQDSHNPFDAEHRYLSSVRLLAKLPTIAAYAYKKAVGHPFVYPRNDLGYVENFLRMTFAVPAEDYELNPVVVAALEKLLILHADHEQNCSTSTVRLVGSSQANLFASISAGINALWGPLHGGANQAVLEMLEQIKNDGGDVDAFIRKVKNKEDGVRLMGFGHRVYKSFDPRAQIIKAAAHDVLSQLGKSDELLEIALKLEQHALTDDYFVSRKLYPNVDFYTGLIYRAMGFPTSMFTVLFALGRLPGWIAHWQEMITEPGSRIGRPRQIYTGEVLRDFVPLEERA